Below is a window of Fervidobacterium pennivorans DSM 9078 DNA.
TCCCGAATAGAGACTCTAAACTGTTCTTGTCTCCCATAAAAAGGTCAGAAAAACAAAGAAGCCCCCTTTATGTTTCAACACAAAGGGGGCTTTTTACGAATTATTCAAACCACTTCTGGATTAACTTGTTATACACGCCAGAGCCTTTCAAAATATCAAGTGTCTGATTTACGAAATTCAATAATTCTTTGTTCCCCTTCTTAACCGCTATTCCGTAAGTTTCGCCAGTATCTATGACAGCACTAATCAAGAACTTTGGAAATTTCTTTACGTAAGCTTTTGCTGGTGCTTCATCAAGTACTACCGCATCAACACGGCCATTTTGCAATTCCAAAAACGCATCAGTGAATTTTTGGAACCTAACAACTTGTATTCCGTTGATCTCGCTGATAACTAAATCTCCCGTAGTTCCAAGCTGGACTGCCACCTTTTTACCAACAAGCTCTTCTAACTTCTTTGGTTCGAATCTCCCGTCCTTTCTTACAACTATCGCTTGGTTTGCCTCAAAATAAGGCTTCGAGAAATCAACAACCTTTGCCCTTTCTTCGGTAATAGTCATACCTGCGATGATTAAGTCGATCTTCCCTTGCAATAGAGCCGGAATCAAACTATCAAATGGCAGGTTCACTATCTCGAGCTTAACACCTAGCCTTTTTGCCAGTTCGTTAGCGATGTCTATATCAAAACCAACAACTTGGTTTTTCTCGTCAACGAACTCAAATGGTGGAAACGTTGGTTCAGTGCCTACAATTAGTTTTCCTCTTTTCTTAATCTCTGTAAGGCTTTGTGCAAAACTCAGTGTTACAACTATCACGATAGCAACAAGTAAAACTAGCACAGCGATCCTTTTCATACAACATCCCTCCTCGTGTTATAAAATCAAGAAAAGCTTAACAAAGCTTACTTAAAATTACATCTGTGCAGAAACTATCCAAGTAACTTGACCAGTTTGCACATTGTACTTTCCAACTGCATTAAAGAAAGAATTTGCAATGCCTAACCCAAATACCCAGTCATTGTTACCCGGTTGTCCAACATATACGTAAATCATACTCACCGGCAATGCAAGTTCCCAGGTGTAGGTGAATGAACCTCCGAGAACATCCTTTAAACTCGGAACTGTGAATCTAAATAGGAAGTAACCGACATCGCAAGATTCAACTTTGAAATTAACAGTGGCATTTAACCAATCCAAAGAATCATTCAAAACAAACTGACCGTCTTGTTTTTTGAAAACTCCCCTGTTTTCAAACGAAAGTTCAAAGCGTGACCATGAAGCGAACAAGAAAGACGTCTTTTTGTAGCTCGCAATTCCAAACGCAACGGTTGGTGTTTCGTATGCACTCAAATCTGATATTTGCTCAAAATTCGGGACATTTGAACTAAGTGCAACGAATAATCCACTCGTAGAAATCCCCAAACCAACGTACACAGGTTGATTTAGCTCAAAGTTTGGATACTCAACGGTTGTACCAAGTGACAAGTTTAGTCCAAAAATGTCCAAATATCCCTCAACACCTATAGTATAAACTCCTTCAGAACTTCCAGGAACAAGCGTAGCCCTGATGATGTAAGGCTGAGCAACCACACTTGAAGGTTTTGAAGCATTCAATAACTGAGAGACATCAACTCCCTGAGCATAGGTAAGCACAAAGGTAATAATCAGAAAAATGAACGTAAGTTTTTTCATATTTTCCACTCCTTTCATCAAGATTTTTTCAAGCTCGGAGCTTTTTTTCAATCAAAGTGAGATCTCCAAATTCCGAGAATAGTTCATCGATTGTTTTTAGAAATCCAAGTCTGTTAAGCCTTATATCTTCTTCTTCAACCATCACAAATACTTTATCAAAGTACCTGTCTATAAATGGTCTGAGTTCTGTTATCTTTCTCAAAGCATCTTTGTAGTTGAGATGTTTGATGTAATCGAGAACCACTGGTTTTATTTCAAGATATTTTTCGAACAATTCTTTTTCTTCATTCTGAACGAATTTTGCGGAATCAAAATAATCAGACTCATGCTTTTTGCTTATATTATGGACCCTCTCGAACCCAACCAAAAGATGTTCAAACTCATCGGTCCCGACTAATTCCATAATCGCCTGTGCCGAAAGAATACCTCTCAAAGGTTTGTTCCAAAGTTCTCTAACTGCACGCGCGATATCGTATCTCAAACGAGTGTTATAAAGTTCGAATCTGTTTTCAAAAAAATCAAAAAGTCCTGTTGGCAATTCTTTATTTAGCTCTTCACATGCTGCAAATATGATTGGTTTCAAATCCAAATCCCAAGAGAACTTTTCCACGATTGAGTAAATATCATCGACCTTACTTCTTAATCCGTATGGATCTTTCGAACCGCTGGGTATATTACCAATCACGAAATTTCCAACAACCGTGTCTATCCTATCCGCAATACCCACAACTGCACCTTCGATGGTTGTTGGATTGTTAGAATAATGTTCTTCAATGCCCCATGCGACATCTTTTGGTTCACCATCTTTAATGGCATAAATTCTACCCATTATACCTTGTAGCTCCGGAAATTCGTATACAACATGTGAACCAATGTCTGCCTTACACAGTCTTGCTGTCCTTAATATTGTACCACTTTTCTTTTCCAATCCCAAAATCTCAATTATTTGTTGTGAGAGTTTTTCTATCCTTTGTACTTTATCGTACAACGTTCCAAGCTCCTTTTGAAACACCATTTCTTTGAGTTTCTCGTTGAAACTTTCAAGCGGGACTCTTATGTCTTTGTCGTAGTAGTATCTGGCATCTTCTAATCGGGCATTGATAACTCTCTCGTAACCTTTTCTTGCATTGCCTTTTACGTCTTCTGGCATGTCGATGAATGCCAGGAATAAATTGGTTATCTTTCCATTTTTCTTTACCGTGAAAGACCTTTGGTGATGTTTAATCGTTGTTCTAATCAATTCTTCTGGAAGCTCTAAATATTTTTCTAAAAACTCACCTTGTATCATCTTCGGGTATTCTGTTAGTATTGCAACTTCCTCTATCAAAGACTCATCTTTGTCAACTTCGAACCCCAGTTTTTCAAACTCTTCAAGTTGCTTCAAAATAAATTCTCTTCGCTTTTCAATTTGTGGAATGACATAATAACTGTTCATCTTCTCCAAGTAGTCCCTATAGGAATTTACTTCAAAGTAGTCATCTTTAACAAAACGATGTCCAACGGTTTTGTTCGATGATTTCAACCCGAAAATTTCCATATCAAGAATTCTTCCGTCGTAAACAGCCAAAACATGATGAGGTATTCTTACAAATTCGTACTTTCCATCTCCCCATTTCATAGGCTTTCTGAATTTCAAACCATAAATTATCTGAGGTACAACCTTCTTCAAGACGTCCTCTGTCTTTATACCTTTTTGTATTTTCGTTATGTAGACATAGTTCTCTACTATTTTGACATCTTCAAGCGTTGAACCGTTCGATTTCAAAAAACCAAGCAACGCCTTTGTAGGTTGTCCATCTTTATCATATGCCACGTTCACCGCCGGACCTTTCTTTTCAAAAACTCTATCTGGAGTGGTGTCAGAAAGACCATCCAAGACGAATCCGAATCTTCTTGGAGCCACAAAGACTTCGAACTTTTCGAATTGAACTCCTTCATTCTTTAATGTATCTGGCACCTTCTCAGAAAGTTGTTGAATTATCACGGGCACTTCCGTTGTTGGGAGCTCTTCAACTCCTATTTCAAAAAGGAATTCACTCATTTTTACCACCCTCCGCTTCAACAAATGCCTTTGCACATTTACTTGCCATAGCTCTTATGTCTCTTATAAATGTCTGCCTTTGCGCAACACTTATTGCATTTCGTGCATCAAGCAAGTTGAATGTATGCGAACACTTAAGCAATTGTTCATACGCAGGGAAGAGCAAACCTTTTTCTATTAATCTCTCAAACTCTTTTCTGTATATATCGTAAAGTGTAAATAGCGCATCAGTGTTGGCTTCTTCGAAGTTGTAGATAGAAAATTGCCTTTCGTTTTCTTTGAAAAGTTCTCCGTATCTAACATCTTTGTTCCACATTACATCATAAACGTTATCGACACCCTGTAGATACATGGCTATCCTTTCCACGCCATATGTGATTTCCAAAGGAATTTCTGATAACGAAATTCCTCCAACTTGTTGGAAGTAGGTAAATTGAGTAATCTCCATACCATCGAGCCAAACTTCCCATCCGATTCCCCATGCACCAAGCGTTGGCGATTCCCAGTTGTCTTCAACAAAGCGTATATCGTGCTCTTTTGGGTCTATTCCGAGTGCTTTTAACGACTCCAAATAAAGCTCTTGGGACCTTTCTGGATGTGGCTTGAGTATCACTTGGTATTGATAGAATCTTTGCATTCTATTTGGATTTTCCCCGTACCTACCATCAGTGGGTCTTCGGCTTGGTTGCACAAAAGCAACATTCCAAGGTCTTTTCCTCAATACACCAAAGAAGGTTGATGTATGGAATGTTCCAGCTCCCATTTCCATGTCGTAGGGTTGTTCAATAAAGCAACCTTGGCTTGCCCAAAATTCATCGAGGGTCTTTATCACGTCCTGCAAGTACACATCGGGTTCCTCCTTTCAAATTTATAATATTCCACAATTAAAACTCACCCAAAGATTTTCTCTATTACATACGCCCAAAATGGAAGTGTCACTAAAGAAAAGAGTGTTGTAAGTGCAACAGTCATTCCTGCCTTCGGAACAAGTTCCTTTTTAAAAGCACCTATAACCACAACACTGTTGACACCTATAGGCATGGCACATTCAAGGAGGAAGACTTTTGCTTCGAGTGGTTCAAAAAAGAACGCTATTGGTAGCAACATCAGAGGAATTAACAAAAGTCGTTCAACAATTACCAGGCTGTAACCCTTTATTTCCGAAGTCTCAAATTTGATTCTCGATATACCAAGTCCAACTTGTAATAGTAAAAACGGTATCGCCATTTCTTTGAGCCAGTTAAAGGCCGTAAGAACTCCTCCAGGAAGTTGTTTATACGAAATTCCTGCTATTCCAAATCCCCAACCCAAAATGATAGCATAGAGGAAAGGAAGCTTCAAAATATTTCTTACCTCAAGCTTACCCCTGATAAGGGCTGGAAGTAAGGTGCTACCTACAAGTACATTTACGAATGAATAAACCACACCAAGCGCAAGAGCTTTTTCTCCCCAAAGTGCCATTAGTACTGGATAACCAAGGTATCCAGAGTTCACATACACATTTCCCGTGAAGAATATCTCCCTGTCTTCTTTATGTAACCTCGAAATCAAGAACGATATAGCAAACATCACGGAAAAGCCAATTCCATAACGCAAGAGCACACCAGCAGTAGGAATGTAGTCGTTCATGAAAGCAAAGGTTACAATAGGTGCCATTAACCAAGTAGCAATTTTATTGAAAAGAGTGATATCTTCTTTGAACAGCTTACCATAGATATAACCGACAAACATCATTATAAAGGAAGGAACCACCGCATTAAATGCTTGCTTTATCAAAACTTTTCCCTCACTTTTAATTCTAATCTCAGAAAGATTTGCTGAAAGAAACCCCAAAGTTACCTGAGAAGAACGGCAAGTTGTTTCCTTCTTGGGGTCTTAAAAGTGGCTTTCTTACATTGTCACTACTAACTTCAACAAGTGTTGATGCATTCCAAATAAAGCCTGCGCTGACAGAAGCCCAGAATTTAAGATGTCTTGAAATGCTTTCGGAATAGGAAATCGTACCAATTGCCCTATATTCTTTTACCGGATCATCGAGCAGATGCGTTCCTGGTAAATACGTCGTTCTATCGTTCCAGGGGTTAACTGGTGACCTTTCGCCAAGAATAACGAATTCAAAATTTGCGTTAAAATTTGGAATAAAACTCGGTGCATAATTAACCATGAACGCTAAGTTGTTTTCTCCATATTTGTAACCTGCGTATAACAATTCAAACGGTAATACTACATTCTTTCCATCCCTAGTGTAAATAAAATAAGGATAATACGTATATCCATAGAACATTTGGTTACCAGATTCTGCCGATGGTTGGAATGTATACTTAGTTGCTCCAGCATGATAAAAGCTAAAAGTTCCAATACTTGTTTTTTGAACCAAACCAATTGACCAAGCAATCTTGTCTGGGTTTTGGTAACTTTCTGGATAGATGAATCTATTCATGTTTATATCATCGACAAGAACTTGCGCATAGTAATATCTGTCAATATCTGTGTAATCTAAAAAGAATCCGCTTATATAATTTGTTTCTCCGACACCTTCCGGATAGGGTCTCCCAGCATCGTTTACGTACTGAATGAAAAATGAAGGAATCGGATTTGCGAAATACTCAAAGTTAAAAGTTTGTCCAACATACACGGTAATGTCTTCGTATCCGAATCTGAGATTCCCAATTCTCAAAGCGTAGACTTTGTAGTTTGAACTTTTTAATTTTTCGCGTTCATCTGTTCCAAATTTGAGTTCACACAGCTGTGTCCACCTTGTTATGTATATGAACTTCCCATCATCGAATGAAACATCTACTGTATTTCTGGGGATATTGACTGATGAAATGAAAAGAGAGTATGGACTTGGAACAACATCCCC
It encodes the following:
- a CDS encoding basic amino acid ABC transporter substrate-binding protein: MKRIAVLVLLVAIVIVVTLSFAQSLTEIKKRGKLIVGTEPTFPPFEFVDEKNQVVGFDIDIANELAKRLGVKLEIVNLPFDSLIPALLQGKIDLIIAGMTITEERAKVVDFSKPYFEANQAIVVRKDGRFEPKKLEELVGKKVAVQLGTTGDLVISEINGIQVVRFQKFTDAFLELQNGRVDAVVLDEAPAKAYVKKFPKFLISAVIDTGETYGIAVKKGNKELLNFVNQTLDILKGSGVYNKLIQKWFE
- the glyS gene encoding glycine--tRNA ligase subunit beta, with product MSEFLFEIGVEELPTTEVPVIIQQLSEKVPDTLKNEGVQFEKFEVFVAPRRFGFVLDGLSDTTPDRVFEKKGPAVNVAYDKDGQPTKALLGFLKSNGSTLEDVKIVENYVYITKIQKGIKTEDVLKKVVPQIIYGLKFRKPMKWGDGKYEFVRIPHHVLAVYDGRILDMEIFGLKSSNKTVGHRFVKDDYFEVNSYRDYLEKMNSYYVIPQIEKRREFILKQLEEFEKLGFEVDKDESLIEEVAILTEYPKMIQGEFLEKYLELPEELIRTTIKHHQRSFTVKKNGKITNLFLAFIDMPEDVKGNARKGYERVINARLEDARYYYDKDIRVPLESFNEKLKEMVFQKELGTLYDKVQRIEKLSQQIIEILGLEKKSGTILRTARLCKADIGSHVVYEFPELQGIMGRIYAIKDGEPKDVAWGIEEHYSNNPTTIEGAVVGIADRIDTVVGNFVIGNIPSGSKDPYGLRSKVDDIYSIVEKFSWDLDLKPIIFAACEELNKELPTGLFDFFENRFELYNTRLRYDIARAVRELWNKPLRGILSAQAIMELVGTDEFEHLLVGFERVHNISKKHESDYFDSAKFVQNEEKELFEKYLEIKPVVLDYIKHLNYKDALRKITELRPFIDRYFDKVFVMVEEEDIRLNRLGFLKTIDELFSEFGDLTLIEKKLRA
- a CDS encoding glycine--tRNA ligase subunit alpha; translated protein: MYLQDVIKTLDEFWASQGCFIEQPYDMEMGAGTFHTSTFFGVLRKRPWNVAFVQPSRRPTDGRYGENPNRMQRFYQYQVILKPHPERSQELYLESLKALGIDPKEHDIRFVEDNWESPTLGAWGIGWEVWLDGMEITQFTYFQQVGGISLSEIPLEITYGVERIAMYLQGVDNVYDVMWNKDVRYGELFKENERQFSIYNFEEANTDALFTLYDIYRKEFERLIEKGLLFPAYEQLLKCSHTFNLLDARNAISVAQRQTFIRDIRAMASKCAKAFVEAEGGKNE
- a CDS encoding AEC family transporter → MIKQAFNAVVPSFIMMFVGYIYGKLFKEDITLFNKIATWLMAPIVTFAFMNDYIPTAGVLLRYGIGFSVMFAISFLISRLHKEDREIFFTGNVYVNSGYLGYPVLMALWGEKALALGVVYSFVNVLVGSTLLPALIRGKLEVRNILKLPFLYAIILGWGFGIAGISYKQLPGGVLTAFNWLKEMAIPFLLLQVGLGISRIKFETSEIKGYSLVIVERLLLIPLMLLPIAFFFEPLEAKVFLLECAMPIGVNSVVVIGAFKKELVPKAGMTVALTTLFSLVTLPFWAYVIEKIFG